One Candidatus Dependentiae bacterium genomic window, ACACATGGGTGATTTAGGCAATATCACTGCAGATGAACATGGTAATGCTATCTATAGCTACACTGATCAACATATCACGCTCAACGGTCCACATAGTATTATTGGCCGTACGGTTATTGTACATGCACAAAAAGATGATTATATATCCCAGCCAACCGGTAATGCAGGTGCACGACTCGGTTGCGGGGTTATTGGTATTAAACAATAAAAAAGGAAAATAATGACAAAAATTACTATTTTGACATCCCCAGGATGCCACACCTGCGAAACTACAAAAGACATTCTTAATGATTTAGAACCTGAATATAATTTAGAAATAGAAGAAATTGACATTACTTCAGACCAAGGTCAAAAACTTGCCAAGACTCATTACATAACTGCTGCGCCAGGTATACTTATAAACGGCGAGCTTTTCTCCTCAGGACCAGTCACTGAACAACAACTGAGAAATGAACTCGATACCCTCTAATACTGCCAAACCTGTTTTTTATCTTTTTTTGAAATTTATGCAAAAAAGTATTGAATTTAAAAGGGTTTATTTGCTATTGTAACATTAAGAGGTGAGGAGGTAGTGATGAACTCACTTTCTTATAGGCGTAAGTGTATAAGAAAGGCATAGGTTAAACCCTGTGAATCCTCATCTCCTCTTTTTTAACATAAAATAGAGGTAAAAAGATGCCTTATAAATCCAATGCAGATTTACCTGCTGCAGTAAAAAATAATCTGCCTGAACATGCACAAACTATATACCGTGAAGCATTTAATAATGCTCATAAACATTATGGTAATGAAGATCAAGCATACAAAGTCGCTTGGGCAGCGGTCAAAAAAGAATATGAAAAAAATGATAAAGGCGAGTGGGTAAAAAAATAAATACAACCACCTGCCTACCTTCTATATCATTCATAACACGTCATTCCTATCTTCTTATACGCATCATTGCTTATAGATCTAACAATATGTTAGACATCAATATAATTACATTAATATAATAAGGAGAAATATCATGAAATGGACACAAAAAGAATTTATTATTTTTCTTGCCGGTGCTGAAGCTTTTCATACCTTAGCTCACTTATATATAGCATTAGTAGGTACTTTACCAATACAGTTTGGCGGTATAACAATCACACCACAATTGAATATGTTTGCCTTGATCATAAATGCAATAATCACCGTAGGCTTACTCTGGTGGGCACAAACTATGAAAAAGTAACCTGATACCCAGGGAGCACTATTATGCCAGAGTTGCCAGAGCTCGCGGCCTTTAAAAGTTATCTAGAACATACTTGCTTGCACAAAAAAATAACCGATGTTACCGCTCATACAAAAACACTGGTTAAAAAAACCAGTTTTTCTACTTTCAAAAAAACACTTGTAGGCAAAGCATTCACCTCAGTTGAAAGTGACGGCAAATATCTCATCATCCACGCTAGTGGCACAATCAAAAAAGTAGTTATGCATTTTGGTCTGACGGGTACGCTATTCTATATAAAAAACATTGCACAAAAAGTAAAATACTCCCAAGTGAGCTTTATATTTGGCAAACAAGTGCTGCATTGGATCGACCGTAGGAAGTTTGGCAAAATTTGGTTTGTTGAAGATGTTCAAAGCATCCCTGCGTTAAGAACGCTTGGCCCAAATCCATTAAAAATTTCTCAAAAACAATTTCTCGATATAATCGAAAATCATGCAACTAAAAACATCAAAATATTATTAATGGATCAAAAAATAATAGCCGGCATAGGTAATGAATATTCTGATGAAATATTGTTTCAAGCTGGTGTAGATCCACATCACAAAGCGAGAGACCTTACGGTAAGCACGATTAAAAAAATATATACCAAAATGGAAACGGTACTACGCTATGCAATCAAACTCCGCAAAAAGCAGGTTAATAAACTTGATGGTAATGACTTCTTTGCACCAGAATATCGCAAAGAATTTAAAAATTCGTATCTAATTGCACATCGTCATATGGATAATCTGTGCCCTAAAAATAAAAATCATAAACTCAAAAAAGTAACCATTGGCGGCAGATCTGCTTATTATTGTCCTAAGGACCAAACATGAATAAGTTACTTGCAACATTACCGCCCGCATTAAAAAAGAATATTAGAAAAAAACGTATGCCATCGTTTGAACAACCCATGCTTGCTACACTCACAAAAAACTATTTTTCAGATAAAAATTGGATTTATGAACATAAATTTGATGGTGTACGATGTCTATTATTTAAAAATAAAAACAGCTATACCGCAAAATCACGTAATAACAATATATTAAACAACACGTATCCAGAGCTCATTGATGCATTAAAACAATTAAAGGTTGATCAAATTATACTAGACGGTGAAATTGTAACATTTGGTCGCAAGGCCAGTAGTTTTGAGAAATTACAACAACGTATTGGTGTTAAGAATCCTTCTGCAGCATTAATGAAAAAAATAAAAATTTATATCTATATTTTTGATATTCTCTATCTTGACGGATATGATCTGACAAAACTACCTCTACTTGAAAGAAAACGTATATTAAAACGTGCGATCACATTCAAACCTCCTTTGCGTTATACGGTGCATAAAAGTACACACGGCATCTCACTCTTTAAACACGCATGTAAAAAAGGATGGGAAGGTGTTATTGCCAAACACAAAGAGAGTGCATACATACACAAACGCTCACAAAATTGGCTCAAATTTAAGTGTGTACAAGAGCAAGAACTCGTGATTGCCGGATATACGGAACCTGAAAGATCCCGTATTGGCTTTGGAGCATTATTAGTGGGCTACTATAAAGGCAATAAGTTGATGTATGCAGGGAAAGTAGGAACCGGATACAATGACGATTTTTTAACAACGTTTATAAAAAAATTACAACGTGCTGAAATAAAAACAAATCCTTTTGCCAATAAACATGCAATTAAGGATAAAAAAGCCCACTTTGTGTCTCCTAAGTTTGTGGGTGAATTTGGTTTTGAAGAATGGACCAAAGATAATAAACTCAGGCACCCACGTTTTTTAGGTATGCGCTATGATAAGAATCCAAAAAAAGTAGTAAAAGAAACACCAAAAAATAT contains:
- a CDS encoding DNA-formamidopyrimidine glycosylase family protein, whose translation is MPELPELAAFKSYLEHTCLHKKITDVTAHTKTLVKKTSFSTFKKTLVGKAFTSVESDGKYLIIHASGTIKKVVMHFGLTGTLFYIKNIAQKVKYSQVSFIFGKQVLHWIDRRKFGKIWFVEDVQSIPALRTLGPNPLKISQKQFLDIIENHATKNIKILLMDQKIIAGIGNEYSDEILFQAGVDPHHKARDLTVSTIKKIYTKMETVLRYAIKLRKKQVNKLDGNDFFAPEYRKEFKNSYLIAHRHMDNLCPKNKNHKLKKVTIGGRSAYYCPKDQT
- the ligD gene encoding non-homologous end-joining DNA ligase — encoded protein: MNKLLATLPPALKKNIRKKRMPSFEQPMLATLTKNYFSDKNWIYEHKFDGVRCLLFKNKNSYTAKSRNNNILNNTYPELIDALKQLKVDQIILDGEIVTFGRKASSFEKLQQRIGVKNPSAALMKKIKIYIYIFDILYLDGYDLTKLPLLERKRILKRAITFKPPLRYTVHKSTHGISLFKHACKKGWEGVIAKHKESAYIHKRSQNWLKFKCVQEQELVIAGYTEPERSRIGFGALLVGYYKGNKLMYAGKVGTGYNDDFLTTFIKKLQRAEIKTNPFANKHAIKDKKAHFVSPKFVGEFGFEEWTKDNKLRHPRFLGMRYDKNPKKVVKETPKNIIPKS
- a CDS encoding ChaB family protein; translated protein: MPYKSNADLPAAVKNNLPEHAQTIYREAFNNAHKHYGNEDQAYKVAWAAVKKEYEKNDKGEWVKK
- a CDS encoding glutaredoxin family protein, translated to MTKITILTSPGCHTCETTKDILNDLEPEYNLEIEEIDITSDQGQKLAKTHYITAAPGILINGELFSSGPVTEQQLRNELDTL